In Nitrososphaerota archaeon, the following are encoded in one genomic region:
- a CDS encoding type II secretion system F family protein translates to MALTKRLKTLIITLIISLFLLLIGIIINDIGIIGNFIILSVFIVAVPQVLMSYIEYRNIKDMEAKFPFFLRDITESIRSGMPLHKAVINAGKIDYGKLSKEVRKMAYQLTWGVNIIKVFEQAEKRLKQSEIISKNLRIIIETYKTGGEIDKTLDSISNAVLTIQETQNERKSVLNQYVAAMYAITYIFIGIIVGISKLLIPIFSSTTGASIGALGTIIGNPCESCIYTASSSCFPCYIYFNICTMLGVSKETIGCYYLGLFFSMIIVQSICSGLVAGQISEGSVKAGIKHSLIMLTTSCGIIFILVKLKLLGV, encoded by the coding sequence ATGGCATTAACTAAAAGATTAAAAACATTAATAATTACTCTTATTATATCTCTCTTTTTATTATTAATAGGTATTATAATAAATGATATAGGTATAATAGGCAATTTTATAATATTATCTGTGTTTATCGTTGCAGTACCACAAGTATTGATGTCATATATAGAATATAGAAATATTAAAGACATGGAAGCAAAATTTCCATTTTTTCTTAGAGATATAACAGAATCTATTAGGTCAGGAATGCCTTTACATAAAGCAGTAATAAATGCAGGAAAAATCGATTATGGTAAGCTGAGTAAAGAAGTGAGAAAAATGGCATATCAACTTACATGGGGAGTTAATATAATAAAAGTTTTTGAGCAAGCAGAGAAAAGATTAAAACAAAGCGAAATAATCTCAAAAAATTTGAGAATAATAATAGAAACTTATAAAACAGGTGGGGAGATAGATAAAACTCTTGATTCTATTTCTAATGCTGTTTTAACAATTCAAGAGACACAAAATGAAAGAAAAAGTGTACTAAATCAATATGTAGCTGCGATGTATGCAATCACATATATTTTCATAGGTATTATAGTAGGTATAAGTAAATTATTGATACCCATATTTTCTTCAACTACAGGCGCATCTATAGGTGCATTAGGTACAATAATAGGCAACCCATGCGAATCTTGTATATATACGGCTAGCAGTTCTTGTTTTCCTTGTTATATATATTTTAACATTTGCACAATGTTAGGGGTTAGCAAAGAAACAATAGGATGTTATTATCTCGGTTTATTTTTTTCAATGATAATAGTTCAATCTATTTGTAGCGGCCTAGTTGCAGGTCAAATAAGCGAGGGATCTGTTAAGGCCGGAATAAAGCATAGCCTGATAATGCTTACAACATCTTGTGGAATAATTTTCATTCTCGTAAAGCTAAAACTATTAGGTGTTTAG